One region of Ictalurus furcatus strain D&B chromosome 17, Billie_1.0, whole genome shotgun sequence genomic DNA includes:
- the LOC128621689 gene encoding olfactory receptor 1M1-like: MVLSCCYVITCLTNSVTLNICAHFCFTSLCLLFQAGKDLNSIKIRSDLNSSLLQNASFVRPEYFFISGFSGIPFSQYYFVFLFFVYIVSLCGNLVVLFMILVDRSLHIPKYMGIFNLALSDFGETNALIPNLMKTFLFNSQYISYEACLANMFFTFFFAGGQSLTLVVMAYDRFIAICLPLRYHAIVNNSFMSATLTAIWVFNGVIIGTLVVLITRLSFCKTNEIKSFFCDHGPVYRLACNDNNMNSFMANFCTAVYLYAPLTAIVLSYLGILLALTKITTWESRLKAFKTCVSHLLVVGIFFLPVLSTYLAAVTFSLHPNARIINTSLSVTIPPMVNPIIYVLNTNEFRIVIVKMFKKKTKISQVQASAK; encoded by the coding sequence ATGGTCCTTTCATGTTGTTATGTGATAACTTGTTTAACAAATTCAGTTACACTCAATATCTGTGctcatttttgttttacttcattATGTCTGTTATTTCAGGCTGGAAAGGACTTGAACAGCATCAAAATCAGAAGTGATTTGAACTCCAGCTTATTACAAAATGCATCATTTGTGCGTCCAGAGTACTTTTTCATCAGTGGATTTTCTGGAATACCTTTCAGCCAATactactttgtttttttattttttgtctatattgtctcactATGTGGGAACTTGGTTGTCCTTTTCATGATATTAGTTGATCGAAGCCTGCATATTCCTAAATACATGGGAATCTTTAATTTAGCTCTGTCAGACTTTGGTGAAACAAATGCACTGATTCCTAACCTTATGaagacatttctttttaattcaCAATACATATCCTATGAGGCATGTTTGGCTAAcatgttttttacttttttctttgctgGTGGACAGTCGTTAACTCTTGTTGTCATGGCGTATGATCGTTTTATTGCCATTTGCTTACCCCTGAGATACCACGCTATTGTGAATAACTCCTTCATGTCTGCAACTTTAACAGCAATATGGGTATTTAATGGTGTTATAATTGGCACATTGGTGGTTTTGATTACACGACTTTCATTCTGTAAAACCAATGAGATAAAGAGCTTTTTTTGTGACCATGGGCCAGTTTATAGACTTGCTTGTAATGACAATAACATGAATTCCTTCATGGCTAACTTTTGTACTGCAGTATACCTCTATGCACCATTGACTGCCATAGTTTTATCATACTTAGGCATTCTGCTGGCCTTAACTAAGATTACAACATGGGAGAGTCGTCTTAAAGCATTCAAAACATGTGTCTCTCACCTGTTGGTAGTAGGAATATTTTTCCTTCCTGTATTGAGTACGTACCTTGCAGCTGTAacattctctctccatcctAATGCTAGGATAATTAACACTTCACTATCAGTAACAATTCCACCCATGGTAAATCCCATCATTTATGTCTTGAACACAAATGAATTCAGAATTGTCAtagtgaaaatgtttaaaaagaaaactaaaattTCTCAGGTGCAGGCTTCAGCAAAGTGA